The Polaribacter tangerinus genome has a segment encoding these proteins:
- a CDS encoding LytR/AlgR family response regulator transcription factor: protein MNVLIIEDEKPAARRLKRMLSVLNIEVQQLLHSVEESLNWLQNNKHPDLIFLDIQLSDGLSFEIFEEITVKSAIIFTTAYDEYALKAFKLNSIDYLLKPLDEDELKVAIEKFKEHQPNIANLKVHLDDIKKLLVNPVDRKFKKRITIRVGQHIKIININEIVCFFSENKATYIHTLDGRNYLLDHSLEYWLELINPEIFFRVNRTFIVHINAIEDIISYTNSRLKLTLTSYNDTEIIVSRERVKDFKNWIN from the coding sequence ATGAATGTATTAATTATTGAAGATGAAAAACCAGCTGCAAGAAGATTAAAAAGAATGTTGTCTGTTCTTAATATAGAGGTTCAGCAACTCTTACATTCGGTAGAAGAGTCTTTAAATTGGTTACAAAATAACAAGCATCCCGATTTAATTTTTTTAGATATTCAGCTTTCAGATGGTTTATCTTTTGAAATTTTTGAGGAAATTACTGTAAAATCTGCTATTATTTTTACAACTGCTTATGACGAGTATGCTTTAAAAGCTTTTAAATTAAATAGTATAGACTATTTACTAAAACCTTTAGATGAAGATGAATTAAAAGTTGCCATAGAAAAATTTAAAGAACATCAACCGAACATTGCTAATTTAAAAGTACATCTAGATGATATTAAAAAGTTATTAGTAAATCCGGTAGATAGGAAGTTTAAAAAAAGAATAACTATTAGAGTTGGGCAGCATATAAAAATTATTAACATAAATGAAATTGTATGTTTTTTTAGCGAAAATAAAGCTACTTACATACACACTTTAGACGGAAGAAATTATTTACTAGACCATTCTTTAGAATATTGGTTAGAGCTTATTAACCCAGAAATTTTCTTTAGAGTTAATAGAACTTTTATTGTGCATATAAATGCTATCGAAGATATTATTTCATACACTAATTCTCGATTGAAGTTAACCTTAACTTCTTATAATGATACAGAAATTATAGTAAGTAGAGAACGCGTAAAAGATTTTAAAAATTGGATTAATTAA
- a CDS encoding 2TM domain-containing protein: MATPIWLFWGVFLMLHALVVFVFPAFFGSDWKQKKINEYLK, translated from the coding sequence ATAGCAACTCCTATATGGTTATTTTGGGGCGTCTTTTTGATGTTACATGCACTAGTAGTTTTTGTTTTTCCTGCTTTTTTTGGTTCAGATTGGAAACAGAAAAAAATAAATGAATATTTAAAATAA
- a CDS encoding 2TM domain-containing protein has protein sequence MEQDFIEEQSYIRAKKKVKAMKGFYIHLIVFVIVNVFLSALIVFGLTKSGDTLAEAFNNFGVYSTWIFWGIGLFFHWLGVFGFKSVLGDDWEERKIKELLEKQDNHQRKS, from the coding sequence ATGGAGCAAGATTTTATAGAAGAACAAAGTTATATTAGAGCTAAGAAAAAAGTAAAAGCAATGAAGGGCTTTTACATTCATTTGATTGTTTTTGTAATAGTTAACGTTTTTTTAAGCGCTTTAATAGTTTTTGGATTAACAAAAAGTGGAGACACTCTAGCAGAAGCGTTTAACAATTTCGGAGTATATTCTACTTGGATATTTTGGGGTATTGGTCTTTTTTTTCACTGGTTAGGTGTTTTTGGATTTAAGTCGGTATTAGGTGATGATTGGGAAGAACGAAAAATAAAAGAACTTTTAGAAAAGCAAGACAATCATCAAAGAAAAAGTTAA
- a CDS encoding 2TM domain-containing protein has translation MNLTEQQAYLKAQKRVKDIKAFYTHLSVYCIVIPTIIFVNLKFEPSFHWFWVSTLGWGFGLFCHWLSVFGFYLLGFGKKWEDKKIKEYIQKEQNK, from the coding sequence ATGAATTTAACAGAACAACAAGCCTATTTAAAGGCACAAAAAAGAGTAAAAGATATAAAGGCTTTTTACACACATTTATCTGTATACTGTATTGTAATTCCGACTATAATTTTTGTAAATTTAAAATTTGAACCCTCTTTTCATTGGTTTTGGGTTTCTACTTTAGGATGGGGATTTGGGCTTTTTTGTCATTGGTTATCCGTTTTTGGATTCTATTTATTAGGGTTTGGTAAAAAATGGGAAGACAAGAAAATAAAAGAATACATACAAAAAGAACAAAATAAATAA
- a CDS encoding 2TM domain-containing protein: MEINQQDQERYILAQNRVVRIKKFYKHLLIYLIVNIFLSIMFIVGEINDGKHFSEAILNFSNYKIWLYWGVGIVFQFCVTFGVQLLLGEEWEQKKINEYITKHKKNYY, encoded by the coding sequence ATGGAGATAAATCAACAAGATCAAGAACGTTATATTTTAGCACAAAATAGGGTAGTAAGAATTAAAAAATTTTATAAACACCTGCTTATTTATCTGATAGTAAATATCTTTTTAAGTATAATGTTTATTGTAGGAGAAATAAATGATGGTAAACATTTTAGTGAAGCAATACTAAACTTTAGTAATTACAAAATTTGGCTTTATTGGGGTGTAGGGATTGTGTTTCAATTTTGTGTAACATTCGGAGTTCAACTATTACTAGGAGAAGAATGGGAACAGAAAAAAATAAATGAATACATAACTAAACATAAAAAGAACTACTATTAA
- a CDS encoding 2TM domain-containing protein → MKALPEIYTINDIKKTAILCLKLTLIFGVFFSIVFRQTSLNGISWSFLISAMYCFGIGFGNGFINNYLSKKWHWVSDTNKRVWAGIIATTLYTIPVVLSINYLVFIVINNGNSSQFFRGSYLWAHLFYFLLSITVSAFLHAKGFMQNWKVAMSQESTKQEIVAKTETAKFESLKNQLDPHFLFNSLNVLTSLIGENTVLAEKFTTKLSKIYRYVLEQRNKDIVPIEEELKFAKTYMELLSMRFEDAIQFNIPDTIGNSELKIVPLSLQLLLENAVKHNVVSSTKPLHINIYEAANYLIIENTLNPKEAIGKSTKVGLQNIADRYGLITQKPVKIENNNKQFKVSLPLLTKIKNIMYNENLENSNYVKAVEKVERLKDFYQNLASYCLIIPFLIFINLRFTSGFYWFWFPMIGWGIGLLFHFLEINNYNIFLGENWEERKIKEMIEKEKKNKKLQSWR, encoded by the coding sequence ATGAAAGCATTGCCCGAAATTTATACTATAAATGATATTAAGAAAACCGCCATTTTATGTTTGAAACTAACCCTAATTTTTGGTGTTTTTTTTAGCATTGTTTTTAGGCAAACTTCTTTAAACGGCATATCATGGTCTTTTTTAATATCTGCCATGTATTGTTTTGGTATTGGTTTTGGTAATGGTTTTATAAACAATTATTTATCTAAAAAATGGCACTGGGTTTCAGATACTAATAAGCGTGTTTGGGCGGGAATTATAGCAACTACTTTATATACAATTCCGGTTGTTTTATCAATTAATTATTTAGTATTTATTGTAATTAACAACGGTAATTCTTCTCAATTTTTTAGAGGTTCATATTTATGGGCACATTTATTTTACTTTTTATTGTCTATAACAGTATCCGCATTTTTACATGCAAAGGGATTTATGCAAAATTGGAAAGTAGCCATGTCTCAAGAGTCTACAAAACAAGAAATTGTTGCTAAAACAGAGACCGCTAAATTCGAATCATTAAAAAACCAATTAGATCCACATTTTTTATTTAATAGCCTAAATGTATTAACGAGTTTAATTGGAGAGAATACTGTATTGGCAGAGAAATTTACCACTAAATTGTCTAAAATTTATCGATATGTTCTGGAGCAGAGAAATAAAGATATAGTCCCTATAGAAGAAGAATTGAAGTTTGCTAAAACTTACATGGAGTTGTTATCGATGAGATTTGAAGATGCCATACAGTTTAATATTCCTGATACTATTGGTAATAGTGAGTTAAAAATTGTTCCATTGTCATTACAACTTTTATTAGAAAATGCAGTTAAGCACAACGTAGTTTCTTCTACTAAACCATTGCATATCAACATTTATGAAGCAGCTAATTATTTAATTATAGAAAACACTTTAAATCCTAAGGAAGCCATTGGAAAAAGCACTAAGGTAGGACTCCAAAATATAGCCGATAGGTATGGTTTAATAACCCAAAAACCAGTTAAAATAGAAAATAATAACAAACAATTTAAAGTAAGCTTACCACTTTTAACTAAAATAAAAAATATTATGTACAACGAAAATTTAGAAAACAGTAACTATGTAAAAGCAGTAGAAAAAGTAGAAAGATTAAAAGATTTCTATCAAAACTTAGCGTCCTACTGTTTAATAATTCCTTTCCTAATATTTATAAATTTAAGGTTTACCTCAGGTTTTTATTGGTTTTGGTTTCCTATGATTGGTTGGGGTATTGGCTTATTATTTCATTTCCTAGAAATAAATAATTACAACATATTTTTGGGAGAAAATTGGGAAGAAAGAAAAATAAAAGAAATGATAGAAAAAGAGAAAAAGAATAAAAAACTGCAATCATGGAGATAA
- a CDS encoding DUF2141 domain-containing protein → MRILIPILVLVTTLVSESLMSQNNQIEVTVENIFSSKGTVRFALYNEKDFRIKPLKTAISKINNSKATIVFEDVKKGTYAIICFHDKNENEKMDFTPNGMPLESYGTSGVTNAFGPPTFEETKFLHDVKPTKIKIKL, encoded by the coding sequence ATGAGAATTTTAATACCAATTTTAGTATTAGTAACAACGCTAGTCTCAGAGTCTTTAATGTCTCAAAATAATCAAATTGAAGTAACCGTAGAAAATATATTTTCTAGTAAAGGAACTGTTCGTTTTGCTTTATACAACGAAAAAGATTTTAGAATTAAGCCCTTAAAAACAGCAATCTCTAAAATAAACAACTCTAAAGCTACCATTGTTTTTGAAGATGTAAAAAAAGGAACGTACGCTATTATTTGTTTTCATGACAAAAATGAAAATGAGAAAATGGATTTTACACCCAATGGAATGCCCTTAGAGAGCTATGGAACCTCTGGTGTTACCAATGCTTTTGGCCCTCCAACTTTCGAAGAAACAAAGTTTTTACATGATGTAAAGCCTACCAAGATAAAAATTAAATTATAA
- a CDS encoding GNAT family N-acetyltransferase gives MRIVIADKTHSVYAEIICNTIEEASKVRGTGIAKRKPEYIISKMENGNAVIALEGDKFAGFCYIEAWDHGKFVANSGLIVHPDFRNIGLAKKIKQVIFNHSRTKFPEAKVFSITTGLAVMKLNSDLGYKPVTFSELTDDQSFWKGCQTCKNYDVLTRTEQKMCLCTGMLYDPKAVKNEPKKAVKETVFKRLKNIKQTLLLKKNKNNGND, from the coding sequence ATGCGAATTGTAATTGCAGACAAAACACATAGCGTATATGCAGAAATTATATGCAATACGATTGAAGAAGCCTCTAAGGTAAGAGGCACTGGTATTGCCAAAAGAAAGCCTGAATACATTATTTCTAAAATGGAAAATGGCAATGCAGTAATTGCCTTAGAAGGAGATAAATTTGCTGGTTTTTGCTATATAGAGGCTTGGGACCATGGAAAATTTGTAGCAAATTCAGGTTTAATTGTGCATCCAGATTTTAGAAATATCGGTTTGGCAAAAAAAATAAAACAAGTCATTTTTAATCATTCCCGAACAAAATTTCCTGAGGCAAAAGTTTTTAGTATTACTACTGGTTTGGCGGTAATGAAATTAAATAGCGATTTAGGATACAAACCGGTAACATTCTCTGAACTCACCGATGATCAATCTTTTTGGAAAGGCTGCCAAACTTGTAAAAATTACGATGTTTTAACAAGAACAGAACAAAAAATGTGCCTTTGTACCGGTATGCTCTATGACCCAAAAGCAGTAAAAAATGAACCTAAAAAAGCTGTTAAAGAGACTGTTTTTAAACGATTAAAAAATATAAAACAAACACTACTTCTAAAAAAAAATAAAAATAATGGAAACGACTAA
- a CDS encoding argininosuccinate synthase, translated as METTKNKLVIAYSGGLDTSYCAVSLSKKFDVHAVSVNTGGFSESEIKIIESNAYKMGVSTYKNIDAIATFYQKVVKYLIYGNVLKNNTYPLSVSAERIVQAIEIIEYAKSIGAQYIAHGSTGAGNDQVRFDMIFQTLAPEIKIITPIRDGSLTRQQEIDYLIDNGIDMSWEKSKYSVNKGLWGTSVGGVETLGSEKALPENAYPSQLEKKQEEKITLTFKKGELVALNGIENTPEKVIESLNLIASKYAIGRDIHVGDTIVGIKGRVGFEAAAALITIKAHHLLEKHTLTKWQLQHKEYLASFYGMHLHEGQYLDPVMRDMEAFLESSQKNVSGLVTVSLKPYHFSLDGIISKHDLMNAKFGSYGEENKGWSAEEAKGFIKIVGNQNKIYQQVNNTSI; from the coding sequence ATGGAAACGACTAAAAATAAATTAGTAATTGCCTACAGTGGTGGCTTAGACACTTCTTACTGCGCTGTAAGTTTAAGTAAAAAATTTGATGTTCATGCAGTAAGCGTAAATACAGGAGGATTTTCTGAATCTGAAATTAAAATCATAGAGAGTAATGCCTACAAAATGGGCGTGTCTACCTACAAAAATATCGATGCTATTGCTACATTTTACCAAAAAGTTGTAAAATATTTGATTTATGGTAATGTTTTAAAAAATAACACCTATCCGCTTTCTGTAAGTGCCGAAAGAATTGTACAAGCTATAGAAATTATAGAGTACGCCAAAAGTATTGGTGCACAATACATTGCTCACGGTTCTACGGGTGCAGGAAATGATCAAGTTCGTTTCGATATGATTTTTCAAACACTGGCTCCCGAAATAAAAATTATTACTCCTATAAGAGATGGCAGCTTAACTAGACAACAAGAAATTGACTATCTCATAGATAATGGTATTGATATGTCTTGGGAAAAATCGAAATATTCGGTAAATAAAGGTTTGTGGGGAACCAGTGTAGGTGGTGTAGAAACCTTAGGCTCTGAAAAAGCATTACCAGAAAATGCCTATCCTTCTCAACTTGAAAAAAAACAGGAAGAAAAAATTACACTGACTTTTAAAAAAGGAGAATTAGTAGCCTTAAATGGTATAGAAAACACTCCAGAAAAAGTAATTGAATCATTAAATCTAATTGCCTCTAAATATGCTATTGGTAGAGATATTCATGTAGGCGACACTATTGTTGGTATAAAAGGGCGTGTTGGCTTTGAGGCTGCAGCAGCTCTTATAACCATTAAAGCACACCATTTATTAGAAAAACATACACTTACCAAATGGCAATTACAACATAAAGAATACTTAGCAAGTTTCTACGGAATGCATTTGCACGAAGGACAGTATTTAGACCCTGTAATGAGAGATATGGAAGCTTTTCTAGAAAGCTCACAAAAAAATGTTTCTGGCTTGGTTACTGTTTCATTAAAACCTTATCACTTTTCTCTAGATGGTATTATTTCTAAACATGACTTAATGAATGCAAAATTTGGAAGTTATGGGGAAGAAAATAAAGGATGGTCTGCTGAAGAGGCCAAAGGATTCATAAAAATTGTTGGAAATCAGAATAAAATTTATCAACAAGTAAATAATACTTCTATTTAA
- the argC gene encoding N-acetyl-gamma-glutamyl-phosphate reductase — protein sequence MKKLEIGIVGGAGYTAGELIRLLLHHPHTNINFVFSTSNAGNKIHTVHKDLLGSTNLSFSNEINRNIDVLFLCLGHGNSKIFLENNFFSAQTKIIDLSNDFRLSKDNFFNNKEFIYGLPELQKEAIKTAQNVANPGCFATALQLAILPLASSKLLKNDVHIHAVTGATGAGTSLSATTHFTYRDNNFSHYKAFNHQHLGEIVQTVQQLQKSFDKEINFIPNRGNFSRGIFATAYTVFDDSLENALKLYKEFYKEAAFTFISDDEIHLKQVVNTNKCIIHLTKHGNKLLITSCIDNLLKGASGQAIQNMNLMCNLNETTGLQLKANYF from the coding sequence ATGAAAAAATTAGAAATAGGCATTGTTGGTGGTGCAGGATATACTGCAGGTGAGTTAATAAGGTTATTATTACATCATCCTCATACAAATATTAATTTTGTGTTTAGTACATCTAACGCGGGAAACAAAATACATACCGTTCATAAAGATTTGTTGGGTTCTACAAATCTTTCATTTTCAAATGAAATAAACAGAAATATTGATGTTCTATTTTTGTGCCTTGGTCATGGAAACTCAAAAATTTTCTTGGAAAATAATTTTTTTTCTGCGCAAACAAAAATCATAGATCTAAGTAATGATTTTAGACTTAGTAAGGATAATTTTTTTAACAATAAAGAGTTTATATATGGCCTACCAGAACTACAAAAAGAAGCAATAAAAACAGCTCAAAATGTGGCAAATCCGGGTTGCTTTGCTACTGCGCTTCAACTAGCTATTTTACCATTGGCTTCTAGTAAATTATTAAAAAATGATGTTCATATACATGCTGTTACAGGTGCAACAGGTGCTGGTACTTCTTTGTCGGCAACCACTCATTTTACATATAGAGACAATAATTTTTCGCATTACAAAGCCTTTAATCATCAACATTTAGGTGAAATAGTACAAACGGTTCAACAGCTACAAAAATCTTTTGATAAAGAAATTAACTTTATACCTAATAGAGGAAATTTTTCTAGAGGAATTTTTGCAACTGCTTATACTGTTTTTGATGATAGTCTTGAAAATGCTTTGAAATTATACAAAGAGTTCTATAAAGAGGCTGCCTTTACTTTTATTTCTGATGATGAAATCCATTTGAAACAGGTAGTAAACACCAATAAATGTATAATTCATTTAACAAAACACGGTAACAAATTATTAATTACTAGTTGCATAGATAATTTGTTAAAAGGTGCATCTGGTCAGGCAATTCAAAATATGAATTTAATGTGTAACCTAAATGAAACAACTGGTTTGCAGTTAAAAGCAAATTATTTTTAA
- the proC gene encoding pyrroline-5-carboxylate reductase → MKIAIIGTGNLGKSIAKGLIVNNAITSLFLTKREVNTLENFKGYKNVQITSNNKEAVKNSDILIFAVQPKHFEEILSEIKPLLTEKHIIISTITGFLIPKIEKIIGKDKFIIRAMPNTAIAVGKSMTCLCANKEGEKRINIAIAIFNRLGNSIAIPETQMQAATVVCASGIAFWMRLIRATTQAAIQLGFDAKEAQELAMFTSEGAASLLIANGKHPEEEIDKVTTPQGCTITGLNQMEQKGLSAALIQGMVASFTKINSIKEEQI, encoded by the coding sequence ATGAAAATAGCTATAATAGGTACAGGGAACTTGGGTAAATCTATTGCAAAAGGACTAATTGTAAATAATGCAATAACTTCGTTGTTTTTGACGAAAAGAGAGGTAAATACCTTAGAGAATTTTAAGGGATATAAAAATGTACAGATTACTTCGAACAATAAAGAGGCTGTGAAAAATAGTGATATTTTAATTTTTGCTGTTCAGCCAAAACATTTTGAAGAAATACTGTCAGAAATAAAGCCGCTGTTAACAGAAAAACACATTATAATTTCTACTATTACTGGTTTTTTAATTCCAAAAATTGAAAAAATTATAGGAAAAGATAAATTTATAATAAGAGCAATGCCAAACACCGCAATTGCTGTTGGTAAGTCTATGACATGCTTGTGTGCCAATAAAGAAGGAGAAAAAAGAATAAATATAGCCATTGCAATTTTTAATAGATTGGGAAACTCTATTGCTATTCCAGAAACTCAAATGCAAGCTGCAACGGTAGTTTGTGCAAGCGGAATTGCATTTTGGATGCGACTTATTAGAGCTACTACACAGGCAGCTATTCAATTAGGTTTTGATGCAAAAGAAGCGCAAGAATTGGCCATGTTCACCAGCGAAGGTGCGGCTAGTTTATTAATTGCAAATGGAAAACACCCAGAAGAGGAAATAGACAAAGTTACAACACCACAAGGGTGTACTATTACAGGTTTAAATCAAATGGAACAAAAAGGTTTAAGTGCAGCACTTATTCAGGGAATGGTAGCTTCTTTCACCAAAATAAATTCAATAAAAGAAGAACAAATATAA
- a CDS encoding aspartate aminotransferase family protein, with amino-acid sequence MSLFNVYPLFDITPTTAKDVYIFDENGTKYLDLYGGHAVISIGHSHPKYVKNISEQVAKLGFYSNAIQNPLQTKLAEKLIQISGCNGYELFLCNSGAEANENALKLASFHTNKKKIVAFKNGFHGRTSAAVAATDNAKIIAPLNAQQEVEILALGDLSGLENALKKGDVCAVIVEFIQGVGGLDESNASFYEGADALCKKYNCCFIADEVQSGFGRTGDFFAFQKYNVSPDIIPIAKGMGNGFPIGGILIHPNIKASFGLLGTTFGGNHLACKAALTVLEVLEDEKLMENATKISNYFIEKAKEISEVKKVKGRGLMLGLEFDFPIAEIRKKMILEHHIFTGNAKNPNVIRILPSLTVKEKHIDQFFISLKEVLK; translated from the coding sequence ATGAGCTTATTTAATGTATATCCGTTATTTGATATTACTCCAACAACGGCAAAAGATGTGTATATATTTGACGAAAATGGCACAAAGTATTTAGACTTGTATGGCGGTCATGCTGTTATTTCAATTGGTCATTCGCATCCTAAGTACGTAAAAAATATTAGTGAACAAGTGGCAAAACTTGGTTTTTACAGCAACGCTATTCAAAACCCACTTCAAACAAAACTAGCCGAAAAATTAATACAAATATCTGGTTGTAATGGTTATGAGTTATTTTTGTGTAATTCTGGTGCAGAGGCTAATGAAAATGCGCTAAAACTAGCTTCTTTTCATACCAACAAAAAGAAAATTGTAGCCTTTAAAAACGGATTTCATGGTAGAACTTCGGCGGCCGTTGCTGCCACAGATAATGCTAAAATAATTGCCCCTTTAAATGCTCAGCAAGAAGTAGAAATACTTGCATTAGGCGATTTATCAGGACTAGAAAATGCTTTAAAAAAAGGAGATGTTTGTGCAGTAATTGTCGAGTTTATTCAGGGTGTTGGTGGTTTAGACGAAAGCAATGCTAGTTTTTATGAAGGAGCAGATGCACTTTGTAAAAAATACAATTGTTGCTTTATTGCCGATGAAGTTCAGTCTGGCTTTGGAAGAACTGGTGATTTTTTTGCATTTCAAAAATACAATGTGAGTCCAGATATTATTCCTATTGCCAAAGGGATGGGGAATGGCTTTCCTATTGGAGGCATATTGATTCACCCAAATATAAAAGCCTCTTTTGGTTTATTGGGAACAACTTTTGGAGGAAATCATCTTGCCTGTAAAGCCGCTTTAACCGTATTAGAGGTTCTTGAAGATGAAAAATTGATGGAAAATGCTACCAAAATTTCCAACTATTTTATAGAGAAAGCAAAAGAAATATCTGAAGTAAAAAAGGTAAAAGGAAGAGGTTTAATGTTAGGACTAGAATTTGATTTTCCGATTGCAGAAATAAGAAAAAAAATGATTCTAGAGCACCATATTTTTACAGGAAATGCTAAAAACCCAAATGTAATAAGAATTTTACCATCGCTAACAGTAAAAGAAAAACACATCGACCAATTTTTTATTTCTTTAAAAGAAGTATTAAAATAA